One Enterococcus silesiacus genomic window carries:
- a CDS encoding UDP-N-acetylmuramate--alanine ligase: MSNQESKLHHFVGIKGSGMSSLALVLFEKGYHVQGSDVDEYFFTQRDLEKAGITILPFNADNITKDMIVIAGNAFPDTHEELVRAKELGAEIIRYHDFIGRFIQPYTSVAVTGSHGKTSTTGLLSHVLTGIAPTSYLIGDGTGHGDPNAEFFAFEACEYRRHFLAYSPDYAIMTNIDFDHPDYFKSIEDVFSAFQTMAKQVKKGIFAYGDDKYLRQLKTDVPVYYYGLADDDDIQAKNIKRTTQGSSFDVYHQDTFVGHFVLPAFGQHNIMNALGVIAVAYFEKLDMKKVAEEMLTFEGVKRRFTEKKVSDMIIVDDYAHHPTEIIATIDGARQKYPDKEIIAVFQPHTFTRTIALMDDFAEALDLADAVYLCDIFGSAREQQGDVKIEDLGNKIQKGGQVIKEENVSPLLDHENAVMVFMGAGDVQKFEQAYETLLSNTTRSVL; encoded by the coding sequence ATGAGCAATCAAGAAAGTAAATTACATCATTTTGTTGGAATCAAAGGTTCAGGAATGAGCTCGTTGGCGCTTGTATTATTTGAAAAAGGATATCATGTGCAAGGCTCAGATGTAGATGAATATTTTTTCACTCAACGTGATTTAGAAAAAGCTGGTATCACTATCTTACCTTTTAATGCTGATAATATTACAAAAGATATGATCGTTATTGCAGGAAATGCTTTTCCTGACACACATGAAGAATTGGTACGCGCGAAAGAATTAGGTGCTGAAATCATTCGATATCACGATTTTATTGGACGTTTTATTCAACCATATACAAGCGTTGCTGTAACTGGCTCTCATGGAAAGACAAGTACAACAGGATTACTTTCTCATGTATTGACTGGCATCGCGCCAACAAGTTATTTGATCGGTGATGGCACAGGCCATGGTGATCCCAACGCTGAGTTTTTTGCTTTCGAGGCTTGTGAATATCGTCGCCATTTTCTAGCTTATTCTCCAGATTATGCGATCATGACGAATATCGATTTTGATCATCCTGATTATTTTAAGAGTATTGAAGATGTTTTTTCCGCGTTCCAAACAATGGCGAAACAAGTCAAAAAAGGAATTTTTGCCTATGGTGATGATAAATATCTGCGTCAGCTAAAAACGGATGTACCCGTTTATTATTATGGTTTAGCAGATGATGATGATATTCAAGCTAAAAATATCAAACGGACAACACAAGGTTCTTCTTTTGATGTCTATCATCAGGATACATTTGTGGGACACTTTGTGTTACCTGCCTTTGGCCAACACAATATTATGAATGCATTAGGTGTGATTGCTGTTGCTTACTTTGAAAAGTTGGATATGAAAAAAGTAGCAGAAGAAATGTTGACTTTTGAAGGTGTGAAACGCCGTTTTACTGAGAAAAAAGTTTCAGATATGATCATTGTAGATGATTATGCACACCACCCAACAGAAATTATTGCTACGATTGATGGTGCCCGTCAAAAGTATCCAGATAAAGAAATCATCGCAGTTTTCCAACCACATACTTTTACACGTACGATTGCGTTGATGGATGACTTTGCTGAAGCGTTGGATTTAGCGGATGCGGTTTATCTTTGTGATATCTTTGGTTCTGCAAGAGAACAACAAGGCGATGTTAAAATCGAAGATTTAGGCAATAAAATCCAAAAAGGCGGACAAGTTATCAAAGAAGAGAATGTCTCTCCACTATTAGATCACGAAAATGCTGTAATGGTCTTTATGGGTGCTGGTGATGTTCAAAAATTTGAACAAGCTTATGAAACGTTGTTAAGTAATACAACAAGAAGTGTTTTATAA
- a CDS encoding enoyl-CoA hydratase yields the protein MNIGKPRKLGKTIEDIEEGDSLSLTESIEDKDLLLYLGLTNDANPLYIQHDYAQKTEYSKPIVPSIMLMGIITSAISKHLPGPGSHVVNFSVNFVEPVFHYETLTFQFEVIKVDKMKDVVTISIEVVNEEEDRVLDAVVMVQPPQVTLAELEEKEGDIDE from the coding sequence TTGAATATCGGAAAACCGAGAAAATTAGGCAAAACCATCGAAGATATTGAGGAAGGCGATTCGCTGTCTTTAACCGAATCGATCGAAGATAAAGATTTACTTCTTTATTTGGGCTTAACCAACGATGCCAATCCCTTATATATCCAACATGATTATGCCCAAAAAACAGAATACAGCAAACCGATCGTTCCCTCGATCATGTTGATGGGGATCATCACCAGTGCAATTTCAAAACATTTACCAGGACCAGGCTCTCATGTGGTCAATTTTTCAGTAAACTTCGTGGAACCTGTTTTTCATTATGAAACACTGACGTTTCAATTTGAAGTGATCAAGGTAGATAAGATGAAAGATGTTGTGACGATTTCGATTGAAGTTGTGAATGAAGAAGAAGATCGAGTACTTGATGCAGTCGTAATGGTGCAACCCCCTCAAGTGACCTTAGCAGAACTAGAGGAGAAAGAAGGAGATATAGATGAATAA
- a CDS encoding amino acid acetyltransferase yields the protein MVKYEDVPKGFKFYGTHVGIKKKRKDFGLIVAEEVCHAAAVFTKNTFCGECIPIGKDHVKNAELQAVVVTSGIANVATGRIGRENEYRILESLSDKLTIKKEDILPSSTGMIGPQLPIDVIEGFLKTEPIELNETYTDFAQAILTTDQRIKVRSLKIGDATLLGIVKGSGMIEPNMATMLAYVLTDAKVEKEDIYSMLRETVDQSFNTISIDTDTSTSDTVAFLASGHYEVEKEQVQEALNQLCRELAIDVVKDAEGATKTMFVTVKNAETKKQAKQAGKSIINSPLVKTALFGNDPNWGRIAMALGKTDGLVFDQNKVEIYYGMYPIFSNNKEEKQNVSQISEYIEQSEDIYLTVDLHQGSENFEVIGCDLSYEYVKINSDYST from the coding sequence ATGGTGAAGTATGAAGATGTGCCAAAGGGATTTAAATTTTACGGGACACATGTTGGTATCAAGAAAAAAAGAAAAGATTTTGGTTTGATCGTGGCTGAAGAAGTTTGTCATGCAGCAGCCGTTTTCACGAAGAATACATTTTGTGGTGAATGCATACCAATCGGAAAAGATCATGTAAAAAATGCTGAATTGCAAGCAGTTGTAGTGACGAGTGGTATTGCTAATGTTGCAACTGGGAGGATAGGTAGAGAAAATGAATATAGAATTTTAGAATCTTTATCAGATAAATTGACGATCAAAAAGGAAGATATCCTACCTTCTTCTACAGGGATGATCGGGCCGCAATTACCGATCGATGTCATTGAGGGATTTTTAAAAACGGAACCGATCGAGCTGAACGAAACCTATACTGATTTTGCACAGGCTATTTTAACTACGGATCAGCGAATCAAAGTTCGTAGTTTAAAAATTGGGGATGCAACTCTTTTAGGAATCGTCAAAGGCTCAGGAATGATCGAACCGAATATGGCGACAATGTTGGCTTATGTTTTGACAGATGCAAAGGTTGAGAAAGAAGACATTTACTCTATGTTGAGAGAAACTGTCGACCAATCTTTCAACACAATCAGCATCGATACGGATACAAGTACAAGCGATACTGTGGCATTTTTAGCCAGTGGTCATTATGAGGTCGAAAAAGAACAAGTACAAGAAGCACTGAATCAACTCTGTAGAGAATTAGCAATAGACGTGGTAAAAGACGCAGAGGGTGCGACAAAAACAATGTTCGTTACAGTTAAAAATGCTGAAACAAAGAAACAAGCAAAGCAAGCTGGAAAATCGATCATTAACTCGCCTTTAGTGAAAACAGCATTATTTGGTAACGACCCTAATTGGGGGCGAATTGCAATGGCTCTTGGTAAAACAGACGGCTTGGTTTTTGATCAGAATAAAGTAGAAATTTATTATGGAATGTATCCGATTTTTTCAAATAATAAAGAAGAAAAACAAAATGTTAGCCAAATCAGTGAATACATCGAACAAAGTGAAGATATCTATCTAACCGTAGATTTGCATCAAGGTTCAGAAAACTTTGAAGTGATCGGTTGTGATCTAAGTTACGAGTATGTCAAAATAAATAGTGATTATTCGACGTGA